A single genomic interval of Streptomyces sp. 1222.5 harbors:
- a CDS encoding NAD(P)H-binding protein, with product MDGTPEARALPILVTGAAGSVGAVGRYVVEGLKQRGLCVRAMAHREDERAEALRTMGAEVVVGDLTRAVDVADALAGCGRMYFGMGVSAQYLEAAVTAAAVARAYGRLEVFVNMSQLTVSEMDLTSTSESVQQRQHWLVEQVLGWSGLPVVQIRPTVFMENPLFRVGFSSIAKNGSIRLPFGRAKTSPVTARDVAAVVEEILADPSPHIGRIYELTGPRSEDAAVMAAELSTALGRPVRYTDVPLQEWINDDLRPLGLPDHAFQHISTMARLHAENRYDRKADGVEQVTGRPPSGVADYVRDNPSLFSL from the coding sequence ATGGACGGCACCCCGGAAGCCCGCGCGCTGCCCATTCTGGTGACGGGCGCGGCGGGCAGTGTCGGTGCCGTCGGCCGATATGTGGTCGAGGGCCTAAAACAAAGGGGCCTGTGCGTCCGGGCCATGGCGCATCGCGAGGATGAGCGAGCGGAGGCGCTGCGCACGATGGGAGCGGAGGTCGTCGTCGGAGACCTGACGCGCGCGGTCGACGTTGCCGACGCCCTGGCCGGTTGTGGACGTATGTACTTCGGTATGGGTGTGTCGGCACAGTATCTGGAGGCTGCCGTGACGGCAGCGGCCGTCGCCCGCGCGTACGGACGCCTGGAAGTGTTCGTGAACATGTCGCAGCTCACTGTCTCGGAGATGGATCTCACCAGCACCTCTGAGTCCGTGCAGCAGCGGCAGCACTGGTTGGTGGAGCAGGTCCTCGGCTGGTCAGGCCTGCCCGTCGTCCAGATCAGGCCCACTGTTTTCATGGAGAACCCGCTGTTCCGTGTCGGCTTCTCCTCGATCGCGAAGAACGGAAGCATCAGACTGCCCTTCGGCCGGGCGAAAACCTCCCCTGTGACGGCTCGGGACGTCGCCGCGGTTGTTGAGGAGATCCTGGCCGATCCGTCCCCGCACATCGGCCGAATCTACGAGCTGACCGGCCCGCGCTCGGAGGACGCCGCCGTCATGGCGGCAGAGCTTTCCACAGCTCTGGGACGACCGGTCAGGTACACGGACGTCCCGCTGCAGGAATGGATCAACGATGATCTCAGACCGCTGGGGCTGCCGGACCATGCCTTTCAGCACATCTCCACCATGGCTCGTCTTCACGCCGAGAATCGATACGACCGCAAGGCGGACGGGGTCGAGCAGGTCACCGGGCGGCCTCCATCGGGGGTGGCCGATTACGTCCGCGACAACCCCAGCCTGTTCAGCCTCTGA
- a CDS encoding alpha/beta hydrolase has protein sequence MPASRSVATPVLEPSARELTEATSPHPRIYEVSPENGREILDGLQEGKGVAKPAVDEDWVTIDAGQYGNVRTRIIRPRGTMKTLPVILYIHGAGWVFGDEKTHDRLIRELAVGADAAVVFPVYDRAPEAKYPTQIEQNYAVGKWILQNGGEQNLDASRIAVCGDSVGGNMSTVFALMAKERGDVQLTAQVLLYPVTDANFDTPSYQEFADGYYLTRDGMKWFWDAYTSDPKQRTEIYASPLRADIEQLRGLPTTLVITDEADVLRDEGEAYAAKLREAGVDVTAVRVLGMVHDFLMLDSLRDSKATTVARTLAIEALQRALHP, from the coding sequence ATGCCCGCTTCTCGATCCGTCGCAACCCCAGTCCTAGAACCCTCTGCCCGGGAGCTGACGGAGGCCACGTCGCCACATCCGCGCATCTACGAGGTCTCGCCGGAGAACGGCCGCGAGATTCTCGATGGTCTCCAGGAAGGGAAAGGGGTGGCCAAGCCGGCGGTGGACGAGGATTGGGTGACCATCGACGCCGGGCAGTACGGCAACGTCCGCACGCGTATCATCCGTCCCCGGGGAACGATGAAAACCCTTCCGGTGATCCTGTACATCCACGGCGCCGGATGGGTGTTCGGCGACGAGAAGACGCACGACCGGCTGATCCGCGAACTGGCGGTCGGAGCGGACGCCGCGGTGGTCTTCCCCGTCTACGACAGGGCCCCCGAGGCGAAGTATCCGACTCAGATCGAGCAGAACTACGCGGTCGGGAAGTGGATCCTCCAAAACGGCGGGGAACAGAACCTCGATGCCTCACGGATAGCGGTCTGCGGCGATTCGGTGGGCGGCAACATGTCGACGGTCTTCGCGCTGATGGCCAAGGAACGCGGAGATGTGCAACTGACTGCCCAGGTGCTGCTGTACCCCGTCACCGACGCGAACTTCGACACTCCGTCCTACCAGGAGTTCGCCGACGGCTATTACCTCACTCGCGACGGGATGAAGTGGTTCTGGGACGCGTACACCTCGGACCCCAAGCAGCGCACCGAAATCTATGCCTCGCCGCTGCGGGCCGACATCGAGCAGCTCCGTGGCCTTCCCACCACACTGGTCATCACCGACGAGGCCGACGTACTGCGTGACGAAGGCGAGGCCTACGCGGCCAAGCTCCGCGAGGCAGGAGTGGACGTCACCGCGGTCCGAGTGCTGGGAATGGTCCACGACTTCCTTATGCTCGACAGCCTCCGCGACTCCAAGGCGACCACGGTCGCGCGCACACTCGCCATCGAGGCACTGCAACGAGCACTGCACCCCTGA